The Listeria welshimeri serovar 6b str. SLCC5334 genome has a window encoding:
- a CDS encoding OsmC family protein, with translation MTKPLKLVYTENGFDTGDLLIDDKMTAHTPADLMLMSIASCSAIVFRNILRKKRVDFTDLWVDATMERIPEEENRISAIHLHFKITGSHLDPHPLEKALKLTPKYCSMVRSVKKSIIVDESLEIMP, from the coding sequence ATGACAAAACCATTAAAGCTAGTTTATACCGAAAATGGATTTGACACAGGAGATTTATTAATTGATGACAAAATGACTGCTCATACACCAGCTGATTTGATGTTGATGTCGATTGCTAGTTGTAGCGCGATTGTTTTCCGTAATATTTTAAGAAAAAAGCGAGTTGATTTTACTGATTTATGGGTAGACGCGACTATGGAACGTATTCCAGAAGAAGAAAATCGAATCAGTGCGATACATCTTCACTTTAAAATTACAGGTTCTCACTTAGATCCTCATCCACTTGAAAAGGCACTAAAATTAACCCCAAAATACTGTTCGATGGTTCGTTCTGTCAAAAAAAGCATTATTGTCGATGAAAGTCTTGAAATCATGCCATAA
- a CDS encoding cation diffusion facilitator family transporter codes for MKELLSLLKEGNKSALTAALVNTIVSIIKGVTYFFTGNIAMFAETLHSLGDAANQFFVFIGSALSKKRPTKRFPNGFGRMVNLVLLGAVIVVGIMAFETIREGFAHIIHPTSSTGFIINLVVLLLCTVLEFSVLVKAMHEIAHDVGLESKGFTLFKDSIRNLGKAKAATKLVFLEDSVATGGGLLAVIAVIISHYTPFHQAEGIASMLIGVMMFIVVGKVFLDNAAGVIGESDQSMHLTVGQLVMSDPDVRDIQVLTVLKEGDVFHVDVEVELDPSLTLAEVDDIKDRLEENIGQLRGVADVLISFDEDDAIRNWEYGDGR; via the coding sequence ATGAAAGAATTATTAAGCTTACTCAAAGAAGGTAATAAATCAGCTTTAACAGCTGCACTTGTTAATACAATTGTGTCTATTATAAAAGGTGTCACTTATTTTTTTACAGGAAATATTGCGATGTTTGCAGAAACCTTACATAGTCTTGGCGATGCAGCGAATCAGTTTTTCGTTTTTATTGGTTCTGCCTTAAGTAAAAAACGACCGACAAAACGATTTCCAAATGGTTTTGGACGAATGGTTAATTTAGTATTACTTGGCGCAGTAATAGTTGTAGGAATTATGGCATTTGAAACCATTCGAGAAGGTTTTGCACATATTATCCATCCAACTAGTTCTACCGGTTTTATTATTAACCTTGTAGTACTTTTACTTTGTACGGTATTGGAATTCTCTGTTCTAGTGAAGGCAATGCATGAGATTGCTCATGATGTTGGTCTAGAATCAAAAGGATTTACATTATTTAAAGATAGTATTCGTAATCTTGGTAAGGCAAAAGCAGCAACAAAACTTGTGTTTTTAGAAGACTCTGTTGCAACTGGTGGTGGACTTTTAGCGGTAATTGCGGTCATTATTTCTCACTATACCCCTTTTCACCAAGCGGAAGGTATTGCTTCAATGTTAATTGGTGTCATGATGTTTATCGTTGTTGGTAAAGTATTTTTAGATAATGCGGCTGGAGTTATTGGTGAATCTGATCAAAGCATGCATTTAACTGTAGGACAATTGGTGATGAGTGATCCTGATGTGCGAGATATTCAAGTACTTACGGTATTAAAAGAAGGCGATGTTTTTCATGTTGATGTGGAAGTTGAATTAGATCCGTCCCTTACTCTAGCAGAAGTCGATGATATTAAAGACCGTCTAGAAGAAAATATTGGACAATTGCGCGGAGTTGCTGATGTACTGATTTCTTTTGATGAAGATGATGCGATTCGTAATTGGGAATACGGCGACGGACGATAG
- a CDS encoding DUF5071 domain-containing protein: MGIEDLIPKDKFDDSHIDELNTIDKIEVIPILGTLLGWLKDPNWPVAQALFPVLPRFQFELIDHILEIFHSSDDIWKNEILLLMANFDKENIVILAPEIKRIMTNPTSGERLEGTVDYAKTLLDKFAL; encoded by the coding sequence ATGGGAATAGAAGATTTAATTCCAAAAGATAAGTTTGATGATAGTCATATTGATGAGTTAAATACAATAGACAAAATAGAGGTAATTCCTATTCTTGGAACTTTATTAGGATGGTTAAAAGACCCAAATTGGCCAGTAGCACAGGCATTATTTCCAGTTTTGCCTCGATTTCAGTTTGAGTTGATAGACCATATTTTAGAGATTTTTCATTCTTCTGATGATATATGGAAAAATGAAATATTGCTTCTAATGGCAAACTTTGACAAAGAAAATATAGTCATATTAGCGCCCGAAATCAAACGAATAATGACCAATCCAACCTCAGGAGAACGCTTAGAAGGAACGGTTGATTATGCTAAAACTTTACTTGATAAATTTGCTTTATAA
- the mprF gene encoding bifunctional lysylphosphatidylglycerol flippase/synthetase MprF, translating into MKEKLMKAYGWFQKNSTIVKIVFITFVMGFVIFEIVNIATGIDYPSLKVNITSQSPEQIFIMFIVGLIAVTPMLLYDYVIVKLLPGKFSPIHVVASGWITNTFTNIGGFGGVLGASLRASFYGKNASHKEILLAISKIALFLVSGLSIYCLVSLTTLLIPGFADHFVNYWPWLLAGGLYFPILFTITKWKSKSLFVDLPIKRELTLIVASLLEWGFAFGCFAIIGVLMGEPVDIFKVFPLFVIASVIGIASMVPGGVGTFDVVMILGLSQLGVSQELALAWMLFYRIFYYIIPFVVGLLFFVQKAGKRLNDFLEGLPLLFLQKVAHRFLVIFVYGSGLLLILSSAVPNAIYHVPFLYKIMPFNFLFTSQITIVAFGFLLLGLARGIECKTKKAYIITVIVLGCAIFNTLARVFSMKQAIFLGIVLLCLFLARNEFYREKLVYTWSKVIIDSIIFIVCLAGYIVIGIYNSPNIKHSKEIPDYLRIASEHLWLVGFVGVFIAVVSLVIIYIYLSTTKEKLGSPFEAVKVREHLAKWGGNEVSHTMFLRDKLLFWAADGEVLFSYRLIADKMVIMGEPTGNMDKMEDAIEEVMTNADRFGYRPVFYEVRGTMIPYLHDHGFDFIKLGEEGFVDVQNFTMSGKKKKGERALMNKLEREGYTFEIIQPPFDKATWKTLRAVSDEWLDGREEKGFSLGFFDTYYLEQADIAIAKNVEGIVVGFASMMPSYTEEMTSIDLMRYSKEAPSGIMDFLFIHLFEKAKEDGFQTFNAGMAPLANVGESKYAFLGERLAGLVYRYSQGFYGFKGLRNFKSKYVTEWEQKFVAFRKRSSIAFTMLQLMILVGKKRPLANNQIVLDFPLNEEAKKPDSE; encoded by the coding sequence ATGAAAGAAAAATTAATGAAAGCCTATGGTTGGTTTCAAAAAAATAGTACGATCGTAAAAATTGTTTTTATTACATTTGTCATGGGATTTGTGATTTTTGAAATTGTTAATATTGCAACAGGGATTGATTATCCTTCCTTAAAAGTTAATATAACTTCCCAAAGTCCTGAACAAATCTTTATTATGTTTATAGTAGGTTTAATCGCGGTCACACCGATGCTTTTATATGATTATGTGATCGTTAAGCTATTACCAGGAAAGTTTTCACCAATTCATGTCGTCGCATCTGGTTGGATTACCAATACCTTTACGAACATTGGCGGATTTGGTGGGGTATTAGGTGCAAGTTTAAGAGCAAGTTTTTACGGAAAAAATGCTTCTCACAAAGAAATACTACTTGCTATTTCTAAAATTGCCCTATTCTTAGTATCTGGCTTATCCATTTACTGTTTAGTATCATTAACGACCTTACTAATTCCTGGATTTGCAGATCATTTTGTTAATTACTGGCCTTGGTTGCTTGCGGGTGGGCTTTACTTCCCAATTTTATTTACAATCACAAAATGGAAAAGTAAATCATTATTTGTAGATTTGCCAATTAAAAGAGAATTAACCTTAATCGTTGCTTCGTTATTAGAATGGGGCTTTGCATTTGGTTGTTTTGCAATTATTGGCGTTTTAATGGGAGAGCCTGTAGATATTTTCAAAGTATTTCCACTATTTGTTATTGCCTCCGTTATTGGGATTGCTTCTATGGTACCAGGCGGTGTAGGTACATTTGATGTCGTCATGATTCTAGGACTTAGTCAATTAGGCGTTTCTCAAGAATTAGCACTGGCTTGGATGCTATTTTATCGTATTTTCTACTATATAATTCCGTTTGTTGTAGGACTACTTTTCTTCGTCCAAAAAGCCGGAAAACGATTAAACGACTTTTTAGAAGGATTACCACTGCTGTTTTTACAAAAAGTGGCTCATCGCTTCTTAGTAATTTTTGTATATGGCTCAGGTCTGTTATTAATATTATCTTCGGCCGTTCCGAATGCGATATATCATGTGCCGTTCCTATATAAAATCATGCCATTTAATTTCTTGTTTACATCGCAAATCACCATTGTTGCTTTTGGATTTTTACTTCTCGGACTGGCCAGAGGAATTGAATGTAAAACTAAAAAAGCGTACATTATAACAGTCATTGTGCTAGGTTGCGCTATATTTAATACATTAGCTCGAGTATTTTCGATGAAGCAAGCTATTTTCCTTGGTATAGTACTACTTTGTTTATTCCTTGCTAGAAATGAATTTTACCGGGAAAAACTTGTATATACTTGGAGTAAAGTCATAATTGATAGTATTATCTTTATTGTATGTTTAGCTGGTTATATTGTTATCGGTATTTATAATTCGCCAAACATCAAACATTCGAAAGAAATTCCTGACTATCTCCGCATTGCTTCGGAACATTTATGGTTAGTCGGATTTGTCGGGGTCTTTATTGCTGTCGTTAGTTTAGTTATTATTTACATTTACCTATCTACTACAAAAGAAAAACTTGGATCGCCATTTGAAGCGGTAAAAGTGCGCGAACATTTAGCTAAGTGGGGCGGGAATGAAGTTAGCCACACGATGTTCTTAAGGGATAAATTACTTTTTTGGGCAGCAGACGGAGAAGTGCTATTCTCTTATCGACTCATTGCTGACAAAATGGTCATTATGGGAGAACCAACTGGGAATATGGATAAAATGGAAGATGCGATTGAGGAAGTTATGACAAATGCTGACAGGTTCGGTTACCGCCCAGTTTTCTATGAAGTTCGTGGTACAATGATTCCTTATTTACATGACCATGGTTTTGATTTCATTAAACTTGGAGAAGAAGGCTTTGTAGATGTCCAAAACTTTACAATGAGTGGTAAGAAGAAAAAAGGTGAGCGGGCACTAATGAACAAATTAGAACGCGAAGGCTATACTTTTGAAATCATTCAGCCGCCATTTGATAAGGCTACATGGAAAACATTACGAGCCGTTTCTGATGAATGGCTTGATGGTCGAGAAGAAAAAGGATTTTCACTAGGGTTCTTTGATACGTATTATTTAGAGCAAGCAGATATCGCCATTGCTAAAAATGTTGAAGGAATAGTCGTTGGATTTGCTTCCATGATGCCTTCCTATACAGAGGAAATGACGTCTATTGATCTAATGCGTTATTCAAAAGAAGCGCCATCAGGTATTATGGATTTTCTTTTCATTCATTTATTTGAAAAAGCCAAAGAAGATGGTTTCCAAACATTCAACGCCGGTATGGCACCACTTGCAAATGTTGGAGAAAGTAAATATGCGTTCTTAGGTGAACGTTTAGCTGGACTTGTATACCGTTATAGCCAAGGATTTTATGGCTTCAAAGGCTTACGTAATTTCAAATCTAAATATGTGACGGAATGGGAACAAAAATTCGTTGCTTTCAGGAAGCGTAGTTCGATTGCATTTACGATGTTACAGCTTATGATTCTTGTAGGTAAAAAACGACCACTTGCAAATAATCAAATTGTCCTTGATTTCCCACTAAATGAAGAAGCAAAAAAACCAGATTCTGAGTAA
- the rlmD gene encoding 23S rRNA (uracil(1939)-C(5))-methyltransferase RlmD: protein MNQNPVEEGQKFPLTIRRMGINGEGIGYFKKAVVFVPGAITGEEVVVEAVKVRDRFTEAKLNKIRKKSPNRVTAPCPVYEACGGCQLQHVAYSAQLELKRDIVIQSIEKHTKIDPAKLKIRPTIGMEDPWRYRNKSQFQTRLVGSGQVETGLFGANSHQLVPIEDCIVQQPVTIKVTNFVRDLLEKYGVPIYDEKAGSGIVRTIVVRTGVKTGETQLVFITNSKKLPKKREMLAEIEAALPEVTSIMQNVNQAKSSLIFGDETFLLAGKESIEEKLMELEFDLSARAFFQLNPFQTERLYQEVEKALVLTGSETLVDAYCGVGTIGQAFAGKVKEVRGMDIIPESIEDAKRNAEKNGIENVYYEVGKAEDVLPKWVNDGFRPDAVIVDPPRSGCDQGLIKSLLEVEAKQLVYVSCNPSTLARDLALLAKKYRIRYMQPVDMFPQTAHVETVVLLQLKN from the coding sequence ATGAATCAAAATCCAGTAGAAGAAGGCCAAAAGTTCCCACTGACCATTCGGCGCATGGGAATCAACGGAGAAGGAATTGGCTATTTTAAAAAAGCAGTTGTATTTGTACCCGGTGCAATTACCGGAGAAGAGGTAGTTGTAGAAGCAGTCAAAGTTCGTGACCGATTCACCGAAGCAAAATTAAATAAAATTCGTAAAAAATCTCCCAACCGAGTTACCGCACCTTGCCCAGTGTACGAGGCATGTGGCGGTTGCCAGTTGCAACATGTGGCTTATAGCGCACAACTTGAGTTAAAAAGAGATATTGTTATTCAATCAATCGAAAAACATACAAAAATTGATCCAGCTAAATTAAAAATTCGCCCAACAATCGGTATGGAAGACCCGTGGCGTTATCGTAATAAAAGTCAATTCCAAACAAGACTAGTAGGCAGTGGTCAAGTCGAAACAGGGCTTTTCGGCGCCAATTCTCACCAACTTGTTCCGATTGAAGACTGCATCGTCCAACAACCAGTCACCATCAAAGTAACCAATTTTGTACGTGATTTACTCGAAAAATACGGCGTTCCAATTTATGATGAAAAAGCTGGTAGCGGAATCGTACGCACGATCGTTGTTCGCACCGGTGTAAAAACTGGCGAAACCCAACTCGTTTTCATTACAAATAGTAAAAAGTTACCTAAAAAACGAGAAATGCTCGCAGAAATTGAAGCAGCTCTTCCAGAAGTGACTTCGATTATGCAAAACGTCAACCAAGCAAAATCCTCACTTATTTTTGGTGACGAAACGTTCCTATTAGCTGGAAAAGAAAGCATTGAAGAAAAATTAATGGAACTCGAATTCGATTTATCAGCTCGTGCCTTTTTCCAATTAAACCCGTTCCAAACAGAGCGACTCTACCAAGAAGTGGAAAAAGCACTCGTACTTACTGGGAGCGAAACTCTAGTAGATGCTTATTGTGGGGTTGGTACAATCGGCCAAGCATTCGCCGGCAAAGTAAAAGAAGTTCGCGGCATGGATATTATTCCAGAGTCAATTGAAGATGCCAAACGAAACGCCGAGAAAAATGGAATTGAAAACGTTTATTATGAAGTAGGTAAAGCAGAAGATGTTTTGCCTAAATGGGTAAATGACGGTTTCCGCCCAGATGCAGTAATCGTTGACCCTCCAAGAAGTGGCTGTGACCAAGGTTTAATTAAGTCACTCTTAGAAGTAGAAGCAAAACAACTTGTTTACGTATCTTGTAACCCATCCACATTAGCACGCGACTTGGCTTTACTTGCGAAGAAATACCGCATTCGTTATATGCAACCAGTCGATATGTTCCCGCAAACAGCACATGTCGAAACGGTAGTGCTTTTGCAATTAAAGAATTAA
- the fosX gene encoding fosfomycin resistance hydrolase FosX gives MISGLSHITLIVRDLNKTTTFLQEIFDAEEIYSSGDKTFSLSKEKFFLIAGLWICIMEGESLQERTYNHIAFRIHAEEMDEYTERIKSLDVEIKPERSRVTGEGRSIYFYDYDNHLFELHAGTLEERLKSYHG, from the coding sequence ATGATTTCAGGATTAAGCCATATAACTTTAATTGTGAGAGATTTGAATAAAACAACCACATTCTTGCAAGAAATTTTTGATGCAGAAGAAATCTATTCTAGTGGCGACAAAACATTTTCGCTTTCCAAAGAAAAGTTTTTCCTCATAGCTGGACTGTGGATTTGCATTATGGAAGGCGAATCGTTACAAGAGCGCACTTACAATCATATTGCTTTCCGAATTCATGCGGAGGAAATGGATGAATATACTGAACGAATTAAATCACTGGATGTGGAAATAAAACCAGAACGCTCTAGAGTAACAGGTGAGGGACGTTCCATTTATTTTTATGATTATGATAATCATCTATTTGAATTACACGCTGGGACATTAGAAGAGCGCTTAAAAAGTTATCATGGATAG
- a CDS encoding deoxynucleoside kinase, with the protein MEGVGNKVIVLAGMIGAGKSSYTELIANELGTKAFYESIKDNRILEMFYDDPKRWAFALQIYFLNTRFRSIKAALTDQNNVLDRSIYEDALFTQINFEEGNISEPEMDTYLDLLDNMMEELAYMPKKAPDLLIYLRGSLDTVLSRISLRGRPYEQIGANPGLLEYYKHLHSRYDSWFASYDKSETLVINIDEIDINKPNDADYVMQLIHEKLKR; encoded by the coding sequence ATGGAAGGAGTAGGAAATAAAGTGATTGTTTTAGCAGGAATGATTGGCGCTGGAAAAAGTAGTTATACAGAGCTAATTGCAAATGAACTTGGAACAAAAGCATTTTATGAAAGCATTAAGGATAATCGGATCTTAGAAATGTTTTATGATGACCCAAAAAGATGGGCTTTTGCCTTACAAATATATTTTTTAAATACTCGTTTTCGTAGTATCAAAGCCGCGTTAACGGATCAAAATAATGTGCTAGATCGGAGCATTTATGAAGACGCCCTTTTTACACAAATTAATTTTGAAGAAGGTAATATTTCTGAACCTGAGATGGATACATATCTTGATTTACTCGACAATATGATGGAAGAACTTGCTTATATGCCAAAAAAAGCACCGGATTTGTTAATTTATTTACGTGGGAGTTTGGACACGGTTTTAAGTAGAATTTCTCTTCGGGGACGTCCTTACGAACAAATTGGTGCTAATCCTGGTTTACTTGAATATTATAAACATCTCCATAGTCGTTATGATAGCTGGTTTGCATCTTATGATAAGAGTGAAACACTTGTAATTAATATTGACGAAATTGATATTAATAAACCAAATGACGCAGATTATGTCATGCAACTTATTCATGAAAAATTAAAACGCTAA
- a CDS encoding GNAT family N-acetyltransferase, translated as MQITGKRIYLRPFQIADANQKLAFHIANKAFFEGYSMEREARFYTIEEQQTLILRLEDFAANDVEYYYGIFLKDTEELIGTINLFSILRESLQSAFVGYFLDKAHNGNGYATEAVQLIVDFGFDILGLHRIEAGVMPRNERSKQVLLKAGFHLEGLAIQNVRINGTWEDHQVLAIINPED; from the coding sequence ATGCAGATTACGGGAAAACGGATTTACTTAAGACCTTTTCAAATAGCAGATGCGAATCAAAAACTAGCTTTTCATATCGCGAATAAAGCTTTTTTTGAAGGATACTCTATGGAGCGAGAAGCACGTTTTTACACGATAGAAGAACAACAAACGCTTATTTTACGTTTAGAAGATTTTGCTGCGAATGATGTAGAATATTATTATGGGATTTTCTTGAAAGATACAGAGGAACTGATTGGAACGATTAATTTATTTAGTATTTTACGTGAATCATTGCAATCAGCGTTTGTTGGTTATTTTTTGGATAAAGCTCACAATGGAAATGGTTATGCAACTGAGGCTGTGCAATTAATAGTAGATTTTGGATTTGATATCCTTGGACTTCACCGTATCGAAGCAGGTGTTATGCCACGAAACGAACGATCCAAACAAGTTCTTTTGAAAGCTGGTTTTCATTTAGAAGGGCTCGCGATTCAAAATGTGCGTATAAATGGAACTTGGGAAGATCATCAAGTACTTGCAATCATTAATCCAGAAGACTAA
- a CDS encoding methyl-accepting chemotaxis protein produces the protein MNVYADKEDATLLLDGLLQNVAIMRFDINKKVTYVNALFAEAMGYTEEEMLELSHPDLCFPDFVQTATYKEMWTNLLAGQKFQNKIERKNARGERVWFEATYIPIFLENTVIGVAKIATDITRREETVHDFASGLKNMATNLKEHSSVGKTRSEALLNLVKSITKESNENTVTLHDLQTEAQNIHGIINTINGIASQTNLLALNAAIEAARAGDAGRGFSVVAEEVRKLSSRVEEAIKEVEKSVNGITQEINTISSGTERVEAKVEESQEVLILSLEDFNQIESASTALDQNAGAFTKMI, from the coding sequence ATGAATGTTTATGCGGACAAAGAAGACGCAACTCTCCTTCTCGATGGTTTACTTCAAAATGTAGCAATAATGCGTTTTGATATTAATAAAAAAGTAACTTACGTGAATGCACTTTTTGCGGAAGCTATGGGATATACGGAAGAAGAAATGTTGGAATTATCTCATCCGGATTTATGCTTTCCTGATTTTGTTCAAACAGCAACTTACAAAGAAATGTGGACCAATCTACTTGCTGGTCAAAAATTTCAAAATAAAATTGAACGAAAAAATGCTCGCGGTGAACGAGTTTGGTTTGAAGCAACTTATATACCCATTTTTCTTGAAAATACAGTTATAGGTGTGGCAAAAATCGCCACTGATATCACACGAAGAGAAGAAACTGTGCATGATTTTGCTTCTGGTTTAAAAAATATGGCAACGAATTTAAAAGAACATTCTAGTGTTGGAAAAACGCGTAGTGAAGCTCTCCTTAATCTCGTGAAATCAATCACGAAAGAATCAAACGAAAATACAGTTACACTGCATGATTTACAAACAGAAGCACAAAATATTCACGGAATTATTAATACAATTAATGGTATTGCTTCTCAAACAAATTTACTTGCACTGAATGCAGCGATTGAAGCCGCACGTGCTGGCGATGCTGGGCGTGGATTTAGTGTTGTAGCTGAAGAAGTGCGCAAACTTTCGAGTCGTGTGGAAGAAGCTATTAAAGAAGTGGAAAAAAGTGTCAATGGTATCACACAAGAAATTAATACGATTTCAAGTGGTACAGAACGTGTCGAAGCAAAAGTCGAGGAAAGCCAAGAAGTCCTTATTTTATCTTTAGAAGATTTTAATCAAATTGAATCTGCCTCTACTGCCTTGGATCAAAATGCCGGTGCTTTCACAAAAATGATTTAA
- a CDS encoding DUF1128 domain-containing protein, translated as MNLETPSQENVNFMLTEITTKLKMVNVGVFENLELDSVDYNALIDIYQLIKRKSNFSPREMQLFAEELRRIRK; from the coding sequence ATGAATCTTGAAACCCCTTCACAGGAAAACGTGAATTTTATGTTAACAGAAATTACCACTAAATTAAAGATGGTGAATGTTGGTGTTTTTGAAAATCTTGAGCTTGACTCTGTTGATTATAACGCACTTATTGATATTTATCAGCTAATTAAACGCAAATCAAATTTTAGTCCCCGCGAAATGCAATTATTTGCAGAAGAGTTACGCAGAATTAGAAAATAA
- a CDS encoding YihY/virulence factor BrkB family protein, whose product MWVKIIKSIKNNGIVQVGQAVSARVGRNDVSGNAAQLAYYMLFSIFPMLLIAATLLAYLHIDKDSVFNMIKEFAPDQIMDFLEENLNTLLTQKNGGLLSIGIIATLWSASNGMNAVMKSLNKAYGVTNKRNYVVQRLLSMFFTMSMLATVGATLLLLVFGQQIGMFLINHLHFSEDFLSFWNNLRWTVTLIVIFVVFTFLYWVAPNRRSTLISVLPGALFSTIGWTVASVGFAYYVNNFGNYSATYGSIGVIIILMLWFYLTGIILMIGGELNATLAIRKKKKELGEIN is encoded by the coding sequence GTGTGGGTGAAAATAATTAAATCTATTAAAAATAATGGGATAGTCCAGGTAGGACAAGCAGTAAGTGCAAGGGTTGGACGAAATGATGTATCTGGTAATGCTGCACAGTTAGCATATTATATGTTGTTTTCCATTTTTCCGATGCTTTTAATCGCAGCAACTTTACTTGCTTATCTTCACATTGATAAAGATTCAGTTTTCAATATGATAAAAGAGTTTGCGCCAGATCAGATTATGGACTTTCTAGAAGAAAATTTAAATACTTTACTGACGCAAAAAAATGGTGGATTACTTTCTATCGGGATTATCGCGACTTTATGGTCGGCTTCCAATGGAATGAATGCCGTTATGAAATCACTCAACAAAGCATATGGCGTAACGAATAAGAGAAATTACGTTGTACAACGTTTATTATCAATGTTTTTCACTATGTCCATGCTTGCAACAGTTGGAGCCACTTTACTATTACTTGTATTTGGACAACAAATTGGGATGTTTTTAATTAACCATTTGCACTTCTCAGAAGACTTTCTTAGCTTTTGGAATAATCTTCGTTGGACTGTTACACTTATTGTGATTTTTGTTGTCTTTACCTTTTTATATTGGGTGGCACCAAATAGACGCAGTACATTAATTAGTGTTCTTCCAGGAGCGCTGTTTTCGACAATAGGCTGGACTGTAGCTTCGGTTGGTTTTGCCTATTATGTGAATAATTTTGGTAATTACTCAGCAACATATGGTAGTATCGGTGTGATAATTATTTTAATGTTATGGTTTTATCTGACAGGTATTATTTTAATGATTGGCGGAGAGCTAAATGCAACCCTTGCTATTCGTAAAAAGAAGAAAGAATTAGGCGAAATAAATTAA
- a CDS encoding VanZ family protein, with protein sequence MQVQKCRFFVLLLPVLYLLYGVSLALQFGDNADLINTIANSCLLFIATLILTKMAKLKNWLDFIWFSVFILYIFVLLHLVAYISIGDFVNSTYTGNFHIQKEMINLIPFTTIENTFKQTLPTMPTIIQILGNILLLCPLSFFLLYFKITNSGWKALLVVFLTSCGIELLQFAQTTMITGFDSMALPPERSTDVDDIILNTCSGLIGVLLAYAFPPVRKRINKRR encoded by the coding sequence ATGCAAGTCCAAAAATGCCGTTTTTTTGTATTGTTATTGCCAGTATTATACCTCTTATATGGGGTTTCGCTTGCATTGCAATTTGGAGATAACGCAGATTTAATTAATACAATCGCAAATAGTTGCTTACTTTTCATAGCAACATTAATCTTAACCAAAATGGCCAAATTAAAAAATTGGCTAGACTTTATCTGGTTTAGTGTATTTATTTTATATATATTCGTTCTTTTACATCTAGTGGCATACATATCCATTGGAGATTTTGTAAATAGTACATACACAGGAAACTTCCATATTCAAAAAGAAATGATTAATTTAATACCATTTACAACGATAGAAAATACATTTAAACAAACTTTACCAACGATGCCAACTATAATCCAAATTTTAGGAAATATTTTATTACTATGTCCGCTGTCGTTCTTTCTACTTTACTTCAAGATTACGAATTCAGGATGGAAAGCATTACTCGTAGTATTCCTAACCTCTTGTGGCATTGAATTACTTCAGTTTGCGCAAACAACAATGATTACTGGATTTGATAGCATGGCACTTCCACCTGAGCGCTCAACAGACGTAGATGATATTATTTTAAATACATGTAGTGGTTTGATAGGCGTGTTACTCGCTTATGCTTTCCCACCAGTTAGGAAACGAATAAATAAAAGAAGATGA